In Spinacia oleracea cultivar Varoflay chromosome 5, BTI_SOV_V1, whole genome shotgun sequence, a single window of DNA contains:
- the LOC110779565 gene encoding uncharacterized protein yields the protein MLANGMTVWASLGQPVGPIKATNELSLFFGTLACDHNWAPLIYTDWHKVPDKDKMWEYVTSKYKLPAIAKDWVLETINWCWRGWKCRLKKRYYYNYSNNNDRWKFRPKSVPEMHFKTLLGYWNTKAAKKTSLQNFENRMQQDNMHTVGPKGFAGIHQEMLETDGKPPSKLQMFERTRRRKEGRTYKTSSDDTQKKIEAMRQQEALQADTSNDCQKDPFDEVMKDDHNGYVRLMGKGVSRKKMKGKGADKSLTFPTEIMDSIKANVQKDMICSRGRTCQETGST from the exons ATGCTCGCAAATGGGATGACCGTGTGGGCATCATTGGGACAACCAGTGGGACCTATCAAAGCTACGAATGAACTCAGCCTATTTTTTGGAACACTTGCTTGTGATCACAACTGGGCACCATTAATTTACACAGATTGGCATAAAGTTCCTGACAAGGATAAGATGTGGGAATATGTGACT AGCAAGTATAAACTTCCGGCAATAGCTAAAGATTGGGTGCTTGAGACCATCAATTGGTGTTGGAGAGGCTGGAAATGTCGACTCAAAAAGCGATATTATTATAACTACTCCAACAACAATGACAGATGGAAGTTTCGTCCAAAGAGTGTACCCGAAATGCATTTCAAAACTCTACTGGGTTACTGGAATACTAAGGCGGCAAAG AAAACAAGTTTGCAAAACTTTGAAAATCGCATGCAGCAAGACAACATGCACACAGTTGGTCCTAAAGGCTTTGCTGGTATTCATCAGGAGATG TTGGAAACAGATGGTAAGCCACCATCTAAATTACAAATGTTTGAAAGGACACGACGTCGAAAAGAAGGAAGAACCTATAAGACATCTTCAGATGAtacgcaaaaaaaaatt GAAGCAATGCGGCAACAGGAAGCATTACAAGCTGATACAAGTAATGATTGTCAAAAAGACCCGTTCGATGAAGTAATGAAAGATGACCATAATGGATATGTCCGGTTGATGGGGAAAGGAGTGTCTCGCAAAAAGATGAAGGGGAAAGGAGCAGATAAGTCATTAACTTTTCCCACTGAAATTATGGACTCCATCAAAGCCAATGTGCAAAAGGATATGATTTGCTCGAGAGGAAGAACTTGCCAAGAAACAGGAAGCACATGA